The genomic region TTTGATCATATCTTAAACAAATCTTAGAAAATATACGTAATAATTTTTATGATATTATTACGAATATTCTATTCAAAAAAAATATTTCTTTATAAGTGATGTTAAATAAAAATAATTACCATATCACCTATTTTATATTTAAATATCATATATTAAAATCAATTTTCATACTCATAAAAAATATCTTATATTTATGAAATTAATTTTAAAAATATATTTTAATATTTATAGAAAAGTACATATTGATAAATTAATTTATTATATAAAATATATCAATAAAAATAAATATAAAAAATTTATTATTTTAATTCTTTTTCCAAAAATTCATGTAATGATCTTATTAGTATTCAATTCTTCCTCATTATATTTTAAACATACTCAAAAATATTCTGTGTTTATATCAAATACTTCAACCCTTGATTGAAAATAAAATATAACTTAAGAATCTAAAATGCTTTTCATATTTTTCATATAACTTCTTAATTTCCTACCAATTTTTTCAATATCATGATTATAGATTTCTTGATTAAGATTTTCTAATTGAATATTATTAATCTTAGTATTTGGATAAACCATACCAATATCTTCTTGACGAATATTTCTAATAAAATCATTTAACATTGGAATCGCTCGTTTTGTAAATAAGTAACTACCATATTCTGCTGTGTCAGATATTACTAAGTTCATTTCATACAAACGTTTTCTAGCAATTGTATTAGCAATTAAAGGCAATTCATGTAAAGATTCATAATAAGCTGATTCTGCTTTAATACCTGTAGATAACATAGTTTCAAAAGCTAATTCTACTCCAGCTTTTAATATTGCAACCATCAAAATACCTTTTTGGAAATACTCAATTTCTAAAATCATATCGTTAGATGGAGCAGCTTGTTCAAAAGCAGTATATTGAATTTTTTTACGCCATGTGAATAAATTCTTATCTTGATTATTCCAATCTATCACCATATTACGAGAAAAACTTCCAGAAATAATATCATCCATATGTTTTTCAAATAATGGTTTTAGTATTATTTTCAGATTATTTGACAACTCACATACTCGAAATTTTGCAGCATTAGATAAACGACTTAACATTAAATTAATTCCACCATGCTTAAGCGCTTCCGTAAGAATTTCCCATCCATACTGTAATAATTTTACTGAATAACTCGATGTATAACCATGTGAAATTAAATAATCGTAAATAACAATTGAACTAGATTGTAACAATCCACATAAAATAGTCTGTTCACCCATTAAATCTGATTTTACTTCAGCAATAAATGATGATTGTAATACCCCTGCACGGTGACTACCAATGGAAAATGCCCATGCTTTAGCAATTTCTAGACCTTGTTGTAAAGGATCATTTTCAGTGTGTACAGCAATTAATGCAGGAACACCAAATCCTCTAACATATTCTTCACGTACTTCAGTTCCCGGACATTTTGGTGCTACCATTACTACAGTAATATCTTTCCGAATAATTTCTCCGATTTCTACAATATTAAAACCATGTGAATAACCTAAAATAGAATTTTTTTTCATCAACGGTTGTATATTTGCAATAACTTGCGAATGTTGTTTATCTGGCGTTAAATTAATAACTAAATCTGCTTCTGGAATTAAACAATCGTAATCACCTACTGGAAAATTATTATCTATAGCATTTTTCCAAGATTGGTTTTTATTCATAATGCTTTCTTTTTTTAATGCATACGAAATATCTAATCCTGAATCACGCATATTTAATCCTTGATTTAATCCTTGCGCACCACAACCAATAATAACTATTTTTTTATTTTTTAAAATATCAATTACACCTTGAAATACTTTTTCATGTAATAATTTACATTGTTGTAATTGTATTATTTGATTACGAAAATTCAATATATTAAAATAATTCTTCATATTTATGATATTCCTCTGTAAAAAATAAAATGAAAAAATTCCTTTAATGGATAAAGTTATTCTTAAATAAAGTATTAATTTTTTTTTTATTTCTAGTTGCACCTTTATCAGCACTATTTGCAAATAATGAATATAATTTTAATGCTAATGAAACATTACGTGCACGATTTTTAGGTTGATAGGATTTTTCATGGTACTTTTCCTCCTGTATTCTATTCTTTAATTCTATTTCTGTAATATCTAAATGAATCAATCGATTTGGAATATCAATATGTATAACATCCTTATCTTTAACAAGTGCAATTAAACCCTGATTAGCAGCTTCTGGAGATACATGCCCAATAGACAAACCAGAAGTCCCACCAGAAAATCGACCATCAGTAATTAAAGCACAAAATTTATCTAATCCCATAGATTTTAAGTATGTACTAGGATATAACATTTCTTGCATACCTGGACCACCTTTTGGTCCCTCATAACGAATTACAACAACATCTCCAGCACAAACTTTATTATTTAAAATTGCTTGTACGGCAGAATCTTGACTTTCATAAACTCTTGCACGACCTGTAAAAGTTAACTGTTCTGTATTTAACCCGGCAGTTTTAATAATACAGCCATCTTTAGCTAAATTACCATATAATACTGCTAATCCACCATCTTGATTATAAGCAAATTCAGATGACCTAATACAGCCTAATTTACGATCATTATCAGTCATATCCCACCTAAATGATTGAGAATATGGTTGCGTTGTTCTAATACCACCTGGACCCGCCCGAAACATTTTTAACACATTCTGATCTTGAGTTTCTCTAATATTATATTTTTTTAACATATCATTCAAAGAAAGACCTAAAATGTTAATAACAGCACTGTGTAATAAATTTATATTATTTAATTCACCTAAAATACTCATCACTCCACCTGCGCGGTGTACATCTTCTACATGATAGATAGTACTACTAGGAGCAACTTTACATAAGTGAGGAGTAGTACGGGACAAGCGATCAATATCTTTCATAGTAAAATCAACATTTGCTTCTTGTGCAGCAGCTAATAAATGTAAAATTGTATTTGTTGATCCACCCATAGCAATATCTACACGCATAGCGTTTTCAAAAGCAAATTTACTTGCAATACTACGAGGTAAAATAGATATATCATTGTCATGATAATATTTTTTCGCCACTTGTGAGATAATATTAGCAGATTCAATAAATATCTTTTTTCTATCAACATGTGTAGCTAATAAAGTACCATTACCAGGTAATGCTAAACCTATTGCTTCTATTAAGCAATTCATAGAATTTGCAGTAAACATACCAGAACATGAACCACAAGTAGGACATGCTGATACTTCAATATCATATACATGCTTATTAGAAATATTAGGATTGGCACTATTACTAATTGCATCAAC from Buchnera aphidicola (Sarucallis kahawaluokalani) harbors:
- the ilvC gene encoding ketol-acid reductoisomerase, with translation MKNYFNILNFRNQIIQLQQCKLLHEKVFQGVIDILKNKKIVIIGCGAQGLNQGLNMRDSGLDISYALKKESIMNKNQSWKNAIDNNFPVGDYDCLIPEADLVINLTPDKQHSQVIANIQPLMKKNSILGYSHGFNIVEIGEIIRKDITVVMVAPKCPGTEVREEYVRGFGVPALIAVHTENDPLQQGLEIAKAWAFSIGSHRAGVLQSSFIAEVKSDLMGEQTILCGLLQSSSIVIYDYLISHGYTSSYSVKLLQYGWEILTEALKHGGINLMLSRLSNAAKFRVCELSNNLKIILKPLFEKHMDDIISGSFSRNMVIDWNNQDKNLFTWRKKIQYTAFEQAAPSNDMILEIEYFQKGILMVAILKAGVELAFETMLSTGIKAESAYYESLHELPLIANTIARKRLYEMNLVISDTAEYGSYLFTKRAIPMLNDFIRNIRQEDIGMVYPNTKINNIQLENLNQEIYNHDIEKIGRKLRSYMKNMKSILDS
- the ilvD gene encoding dihydroxy-acid dehydratase; translation: MPIYRSKTSTSGRNMAGARALWRATGMQDNDFEKPIIAVVNSFAQFVPGHIHLQDVGKLICNVINKSGESVAKEFNTIAIDDGIAMGHQGMLYSLPSRELIADSIEYMINAHCVDAMICISNCDKITPAMFMAALRLNIPTIFVSGGPMEAGKVDINHHNKINLVDAISNSANPNISNKHVYDIEVSACPTCGSCSGMFTANSMNCLIEAIGLALPGNGTLLATHVDRKKIFIESANIISQVAKKYYHDNDISILPRSIASKFAFENAMRVDIAMGGSTNTILHLLAAAQEANVDFTMKDIDRLSRTTPHLCKVAPSSTIYHVEDVHRAGGVMSILGELNNINLLHSAVINILGLSLNDMLKKYNIRETQDQNVLKMFRAGPGGIRTTQPYSQSFRWDMTDNDRKLGCIRSSEFAYNQDGGLAVLYGNLAKDGCIIKTAGLNTEQLTFTGRARVYESQDSAVQAILNNKVCAGDVVVIRYEGPKGGPGMQEMLYPSTYLKSMGLDKFCALITDGRFSGGTSGLSIGHVSPEAANQGLIALVKDKDVIHIDIPNRLIHLDITEIELKNRIQEEKYHEKSYQPKNRARNVSLALKLYSLFANSADKGATRNKKKINTLFKNNFIH